The Desulforegulaceae bacterium sequence ATTTCTTATAGTTATATTTTTAAGTTGGAGTTTAAAAACGAGTCTGAAAGATGTGGTAAGGGGCAGAGCTTTTGCTTGGCAATCCTATTTTTAAGAGAAGGGAAAAGTTAATTGCTGCGGTGCATTTATTTCAACTGAATTAAGCAGGGTGTAAATAAAAACGTAACCGCTCAATAAACCCCACCTTACAACTATAAAAAGACCATTTATAATACAAGCCATAATAACCAACAAATAAAGGCTTGTAAAAATGAAACCAAATTCAGATTTAAAAAATTTTTGGAAGACCCATATATCAAAATGGGAGGTATCCTGTCTGACTCAGGCAGAGTATTGCAGAATAAACAATCTTAAAAATACCAGATTTACCTACTGGAAGATAAAACTGCAAAAAGAAAATTTGCCGCTTTTAGTTGTAGAAATCAGCCAGGCTTCAATAAATCAGGTTTTTGGAATAAATAAAAATTCATCCATAACCCTGCATTCAAAATCTGGCTTTCATCTTGATATTCCTGATAATTTTTCTTCTGCTGCCTTAAAGCAGATCCTTCTGGTTTTAAAGGAGATATGATACCTGAGCAGATTATTCAAAAATGTATTGGAACTCCAGGACTTATTGCACATGTTCTTATAGCAAAGTTTGTAGATGCTCTTCCTTTTTATCGACAGGAAAAACAGTTTTCAAGAATTGGAGTAAAAATCCCCAGAGCAACCATGTGCGGCTGGGCTCAGAAAATTTCAGAAAGTTTAGAGCTTGTATTAGAAGCAATGAAAAAAGAAATTTTATCAGGCCCTTTAATCAATATTGACGAAACCACTGTTCAGGTTATCAAAGAACCAGGAAGGTCAAGCCAGACAAAATCATATATGTGGGTTTTTAGAGGAGGCACCTCTGAAAAACCGTGTATAATTTTTGAATATCATCCAACTCGTTCAGGAGATGCTGCATCAAGGTTTATTAAAGATTATAAAGGTGTTGTGCAAACAGACGGATATAGCGGCTATGATTTTATAGACAAGCTCGAAAATGTTTTGCATGTGGGATGCATTGCACATTCACGCCGAAAGTTTTGTGATGTAATAAAAGCCACGGGTAAATCAAAAGACGGAAGTAAAAAAACAGGT is a genomic window containing:
- a CDS encoding IS66 family insertion sequence element accessory protein TnpB, translating into MKPNSDLKNFWKTHISKWEVSCLTQAEYCRINNLKNTRFTYWKIKLQKENLPLLVVEISQASINQVFGINKNSSITLHSKSGFHLDIPDNFSSAALKQILLVLKEI